Proteins co-encoded in one Catharus ustulatus isolate bCatUst1 unplaced genomic scaffold, bCatUst1.pri.v2 scaffold_119_arrow_ctg1, whole genome shotgun sequence genomic window:
- the LOC117011361 gene encoding kallikrein-8-like: MRLRLLLLLLLQAAGARVPRWVLEGHTCAPPWQAALFQGRRFVCGGTLVAPRWVLTAAHCHAPGPITVRLGGRGRHQVRPGEPPLDAAPPGEASPAPGEQRRRSERSFRFPGYNESSKDGDLMLLRLRAPAHLSAQVRPLPLARTCAAPGTACQISGWGSTTSPEVTFPQDLHCSQVRIIPELTCQRMYPNSITPNMVCAGEPRSRADTCQGDSGGPLMCEGRLQGVTSWGPGVCGDPRKPGVYVRLCRYRRWLRRTMARN; encoded by the exons GTGCTCGGGTGCCCAGGTGGGTGCTGGAGGGACACACCTGTGCCCCGCCCTGGCAGGCCGCGCTGTTCCAGGGCCGGCGCTTCGTCTGCGGGGGGACCCTGGTGGCGCCCAGGTGGGTCCTGACGGCCGCGCACTGCCACGCCCCCGG CCCCATCACCGTCCGCCTGGGCGGCCGCGGTCGCCACCAGGTGCGCCCAGGTGAGCCCCCGCTGGACGCGGCGCCGCCAGGTGAGGCCTCACCTGCGCCAGGTGAGCAGCGGCGGCGCTCGGAGCGCAGCTTCCGCTTCCCCGGCTACAACGAGAGCTCCAAGGACGGCGACCTGATGCTGCTGCGGCTGCGCGCGCCCGCGCACCTGAGCGCGCAGGTGAGGCCGCTGCCGCTGGCGCGCACCTGCGCCGCGCCCGGGACCGCCTGCCAGATCTCGGGGTGGGGCTCCACCACCAGCCCCGaag TGACGTTCCCGCAGGACCTGCACTGCAGCCAGGTGAGGATCatacctgagctcacctgtcaGCGAATGTACCCCAACTCCATCACCCCCAACATGGTGTGCGCCGGGGAGCCGCGGAGCCGCGCCGACACCTgccag GGCGACTCCGGGGGTCCCCTGATGTGCGAGGGGCGGCTCCAGGGCGTGACCTCGTGGGGGCCGGGGGTGTGCGGGGACCCGCGCAAGCCGGGCGTGTACGTGCGGCTGTGCCGCTACCGCCGCTGGCTGCGCCGCACCATGGCGAGGAACTGA